From Coffea arabica cultivar ET-39 chromosome 10e, Coffea Arabica ET-39 HiFi, whole genome shotgun sequence, one genomic window encodes:
- the LOC113711252 gene encoding protein NRT1/ PTR FAMILY 5.10-like: MASDSSQVISVKLDGTNLVIGKEVWKYVDSTNQISFLGESVATAAATVNTWIGVVSLVPVFRAFLADSFLGLYRSVIFASILYISVGALIFYFPLHLFSNLQNVTFQGLRFLTLSATITPIVSRGSTSPGRTKNEAEPDMHIQILFFGSLYLVALAQGYSTFLQAFGGDQFDGKRPEESKAKSSFFNWWLGVMGIGPIAAHLILNYIQDNISWEIGSGIPCLAMIVGLILLLLGRRTYQFSSTIGDEGESPCSRITKRFAKGISALHIVDPASSSGESSQNYILIYDRIFVPAARITSYLSGITMLQRKGIGMATFLLNMVIVALIEMRRLKTAQDFGLLAIPIATIPMSFCWLAPQYLLLGPGDVFIRVGMH; the protein is encoded by the exons ATGGCTTCTGACTCAAGTCAGGTTATCTCGGTGAAGTTAGATGGCACCAATTTGGTAATAGGTAAAGAAGTTTGGAAGTATGTTGATTCAACG AATCAAATCTCATTCCTTGGAGAATCTGTGGCAACAGCTGCTGCTACTGTCAATACATGGATTGGCGTAGTTTCTCTTGTACCAGTTTTTAGAGCATTTTTGGCCGATTCGTTCCTTGGCCTCTACAGATCAGTCATCTTTGCTTCCATTCTCTACATCTCAGTTGGTGCCTTAATTTTCTATTTCCCTTTACATCTTTTCAGCAATTTACAGAATGTAACATTTCAGGGACTTAGGTTTTTGACCCTTTCAGCAACCATTACTCCAATAGTGAGCAGAGGTTCGACCTCTCCTGGTAGAACCAAGAATGAAGCAGAGCCTGATATGCATatccaaattttgttttttggctCATTATATTTGGTTGCACTAGCACAAGGATATAGCACATTTCTTCAAGCCTTTGGAGGCGATCAATTTGATGGAAAACGTCCAGAAGAAAGCAAAGCCAAGAGCTCATTTTTTAACTGGTGGCTTGGCGTCATGGGCATTGGTCCTATAGCAGCACACCTGATCTTAAACTACATCCAAGACAACATAAGTTGGGAAATCGGCTCTGGGATTCCATGTCTGGCCATGATTGTTGGGCTCATCCTATTATTACTGGGACGTAGAACTTATCAATTTTCAAGCACAATAGGTGATGAAGGAGAGAGCCCTTGTAGCAGGATTACTAAGCGATTTGCGAAAGGCATCAGTGCTTTGCACATTGTAGATCCAGCATCAAGCAGTGGAGAAAGCTCTCAGAATTACAT TTTAATTTATGATCGAATTTTTGTCCCAGCGGCAAGGATAACAAGTTATCTCTCTGGCATAACAATGCTTCAGAGAAAAGGAATTGGCATGGCAACATTTCTCCTAAACATGGTCATTGTAGCTTTGATTGAGATGAGACGACTGAAAACTGCTCAAGATTTTGGTCTGCTTGCTATTCCAATTGCTACAATTCCTATGAGCTTTTGCTGGTTGGCACCTCAATACCTATTACTTGGACCAGGGGATGTGTTCATTCGCgtaggaatgcattaa